From Pseudodesulfovibrio alkaliphilus, one genomic window encodes:
- the rodA gene encoding rod shape-determining protein RodA, with translation MPIDRRLILSINWPLLGLAVVLFLLGTVNLYSASGYRLEEGMSLAPYFLRQLVWGAMGLGGMILVMLFDYRHLKTIAWPLFWLTLILLAAVFFAGKTIYGARRWLDLGFMNFQPSELAKIAVLIIGARILAREREPLGFVRLAYVLGVGLLLAGPIIRQPDLGTGLSLVLILGGMILYHGVTPGVFKTALIAIPSMLPLAWLFLHDYQKRRIMTFLDPTTDPLGSGYHIIQSQIAIGSGGFWGKGFLQGTQSQLRFLPERHTDFAVAVFCEEWGFVGTMVLLTLFCLFLHQMVNIAKDARDLFGSYLTAGVFFYFFWQILINTGMVLGLMPVVGIPLPFISYGGSSTLVNFCLVGLVLNVSMRRFLFKQS, from the coding sequence GTGCCAATTGACCGCAGGCTGATCCTCTCCATCAACTGGCCGCTTTTGGGGCTGGCCGTGGTCCTTTTCCTGCTTGGCACCGTCAACCTCTATTCGGCCAGCGGCTACCGGCTCGAAGAAGGCATGAGCTTGGCCCCGTACTTTCTGCGCCAACTGGTGTGGGGAGCCATGGGCCTTGGCGGCATGATCCTGGTCATGCTCTTCGATTACCGTCACCTCAAGACCATCGCCTGGCCGCTTTTCTGGCTGACACTGATCCTGCTGGCGGCCGTCTTCTTCGCGGGCAAGACCATCTATGGAGCCCGCCGCTGGCTCGACCTCGGCTTCATGAACTTCCAACCCAGCGAGCTGGCCAAGATCGCGGTGCTCATCATCGGCGCCCGCATCCTGGCGCGCGAGCGGGAGCCTCTTGGTTTTGTCCGGCTGGCCTACGTTCTGGGCGTGGGCCTGCTGCTGGCCGGGCCGATCATCCGCCAGCCCGATCTGGGCACGGGACTTTCGTTGGTGCTCATCCTGGGCGGCATGATCCTCTATCACGGGGTCACACCGGGCGTGTTCAAGACCGCGCTCATCGCCATTCCCTCAATGCTGCCCCTGGCGTGGCTTTTCCTGCACGACTACCAGAAGCGGCGCATCATGACCTTTCTTGATCCCACCACCGACCCGCTGGGCTCTGGCTACCACATCATCCAATCCCAGATCGCCATCGGCTCGGGCGGATTCTGGGGCAAGGGTTTCCTGCAGGGCACCCAGTCGCAGCTGCGATTCCTGCCAGAGCGGCACACTGACTTCGCGGTGGCGGTCTTCTGCGAGGAATGGGGTTTTGTGGGGACCATGGTTCTGCTCACCCTCTTCTGCCTGTTTCTCCATCAGATGGTGAACATCGCCAAAGACGCCAGGGACCTCTTCGGCAGCTACCTGACGGCAGGCGTGTTCTTCTATTTCTTCTGGCAAATCCTCATAAACACGGGTATGGTTCTCGGGCTGATGCCAGTGGTGGGCATCCCCCTTCCCTTCATCAGCTACGGGGGCAGCTCAACGCTGGTGAACTTTTGTCTTGTCGGGCTTGTGCTAAATGTGTCAATGCGCCGGTTTCTGTTCAAGCAGAGCTGA
- a CDS encoding bactofilin family protein — MARDEINAFLGAGTNYQGKLNFQGAVRIDGNFKGEVVSDGTLVVGQEAVVEGQIRVGQLVLSGKLLGEVDAANKVVLHKTANLLGNIRTPVLVVEEGAVLEGQLVMGSLDTATPNLPSDTPAIDND; from the coding sequence ATGGCGAGAGACGAAATCAACGCCTTTCTGGGCGCAGGAACCAACTACCAGGGAAAGCTCAACTTCCAGGGAGCCGTACGCATAGACGGCAACTTCAAGGGAGAGGTCGTCTCCGACGGAACCCTGGTGGTGGGACAGGAGGCTGTGGTGGAAGGGCAGATCCGCGTGGGACAGCTGGTCCTCTCGGGCAAGCTCCTGGGCGAGGTCGATGCGGCCAACAAGGTCGTCCTGCACAAGACGGCCAACCTGCTTGGGAACATCCGCACACCAGTGCTGGTGGTTGAGGAGGGCGCGGTGCTTGAAGGCCAGCTTGTCATGGGCAGCCTCGACACCGCGACGCCAAACCTCCCGTCCGACACGCCTGCTATTGATAACGACTAG
- a CDS encoding ATP synthase F0 subunit B — MVIPDKTIFIQGVNFLVTIFVLNVLLIKPIREIISKRKGLMDDQMEKIDAFNSNAGKKLEDYESQLAAARKEANEIRSSMKLDATATEQALMSEAGAEAAGTIQAARAEIKTQVKGAMEQLTKDVNKFAEQATGKILGQA, encoded by the coding sequence ATGGTTATACCTGACAAAACAATCTTCATCCAAGGCGTGAACTTTCTTGTCACGATCTTTGTCCTGAATGTTCTGCTGATCAAGCCCATTAGGGAAATCATCAGCAAACGCAAGGGCTTGATGGACGACCAGATGGAGAAGATCGACGCCTTCAACAGCAATGCAGGCAAGAAGCTGGAGGACTACGAGAGCCAGCTTGCGGCCGCTCGCAAGGAGGCCAACGAGATCCGCTCGTCCATGAAACTGGACGCGACCGCCACGGAGCAGGCGCTCATGTCCGAGGCCGGAGCCGAGGCCGCCGGAACCATCCAGGCCGCCCGCGCAGAGATCAAGACCCAGGTGAAGGGCGCCATGGAACAGTTGACCAAGGACGTGAACAAATTCGCCGAACAAGCCACGGGCAAGATCCTTGGTCAGGCTTAG
- the atpF gene encoding F0F1 ATP synthase subunit B, giving the protein MKRVYVFFAVLLTALAVASVALAAGDDHALFTTENVKDYAWRIGNLIIFAWLLYKFAGAKIKGFFVGRRDQIKQELDDLQSRQAEAEKKLKEVEAGIANMAQEKEAILTEARAQGEAIKAAIIEKAHKDAEALKEQAKRTAANEAQAAVDTIRAEMAEMVMAAAEKIVSEKLSAKDHEKLVDDYLTKVVLN; this is encoded by the coding sequence TTGAAACGGGTGTATGTGTTTTTCGCGGTTCTCTTGACCGCACTGGCAGTGGCCTCGGTCGCCCTTGCCGCCGGGGACGACCACGCGCTGTTCACAACGGAAAACGTGAAGGACTATGCGTGGCGCATAGGCAACCTGATCATCTTTGCGTGGCTGCTCTACAAGTTCGCCGGAGCCAAGATCAAGGGCTTCTTCGTCGGACGCCGCGACCAGATCAAGCAGGAGCTTGACGATCTGCAGAGCCGTCAGGCCGAGGCGGAGAAAAAGCTCAAAGAAGTGGAGGCGGGAATCGCCAACATGGCTCAGGAGAAGGAAGCCATCCTTACCGAGGCCCGTGCACAGGGCGAGGCCATCAAGGCCGCCATCATTGAGAAGGCCCACAAGGACGCGGAAGCGCTGAAGGAACAAGCCAAGCGCACCGCGGCCAACGAGGCCCAGGCCGCCGTGGACACCATCCGCGCCGAAATGGCCGAAATGGTCATGGCCGCCGCCGAGAAGATCGTCTCCGAGAAACTCAGCGCGAAAGACCACGAGAAACTCGTGGATGACTACTTAACAAAGGTGGTGCTCAATTGA
- the atpH gene encoding ATP synthase F1 subunit delta — protein sequence MTGNVVSRRYAKALFTIGAAKGEAEQKAYGKQLSELADSILAAPQALSFFKNPSFSAEEKKSVLNKMVEKASMDPMVRNFCDLLADKGRAEMLPAIASDYKVMMDAVTGVLTGELITVSDMDEERKAQIKARLEEQCGKKLELTFLADKAILGGIVLKIGDKVMDASLKAQLQILKENIKRGV from the coding sequence TTGACCGGTAACGTAGTATCCCGCCGCTACGCCAAGGCCCTGTTCACGATCGGCGCCGCCAAGGGCGAGGCGGAACAGAAGGCATACGGCAAGCAGTTGTCGGAGCTGGCAGACTCCATACTGGCCGCTCCCCAGGCCCTCTCCTTCTTCAAGAATCCCTCCTTCAGCGCGGAGGAGAAGAAGAGCGTTCTCAACAAGATGGTTGAAAAGGCATCAATGGATCCGATGGTCCGAAACTTCTGCGACCTGCTGGCCGACAAGGGCCGGGCCGAGATGCTTCCCGCCATCGCTTCCGATTACAAGGTGATGATGGACGCCGTGACCGGCGTTCTCACAGGTGAGCTCATCACCGTGAGCGATATGGACGAGGAGAGGAAGGCGCAGATCAAGGCCCGCCTTGAAGAGCAATGCGGCAAGAAGCTCGAACTGACCTTCCTGGCCGACAAGGCCATCCTCGGCGGTATCGTCCTCAAGATCGGGGACAAGGTCATGGACGCAAGCCTCAAGGCTCAGCTGCAGATTTTGAAGGAAAATATTAAAAGGGGTGTGTAG